From a region of the Nonlabens dokdonensis DSW-6 genome:
- a CDS encoding flavin monoamine oxidase family protein has translation MSYLSFHPEHEPSQIDRKKTGKARKAFSEWLIENYGTDYEKSLMQQRSLKMAPEVTKAITTDAIQKPLVGIIGGGFAGLYAGLILQSLGIEFELFEGSDRVGGRIDTWYSTKYDANDKNKAGLYGEVGGMRIPQFSEDMLPVQQLTLAVNAVLQRNGMNDKMLNWRKFYYSSPEQRMRYNNMEKPIMAQDATLDTLNFDREQGGDIAEVWMTAVKPKDGPAYLPINKILDKVNEPFIKKINQSFSDGFKMLMDYDNYSMWAYLTNVFELKDLDEYYDPAMGSKTDHLPYNVASYLETLNVGTGMYSVSFVEMILATYDWDGSKNSYDPTDPNIYMVTLDKGMQHFPDACKEVLNLEDGVLPDDGNRAQILVGMISGTNGKKGYSPDNLTPAAEPPETVPPAHAGDPVKGKPSYKRERVHMNHRVSGVTYDPKLFNGQGGMNMRIKHKGESIEKQYPYVISTLPNGAYLNGEKDSNFFEGLSFSKARAIRESNYMPSFKAFITFTQQFWAILGKRQDSGLGVGTSDRSNRQIVYPSYGYKSESGVLQVYCWAQDAEHMGALTDEERVNECLKGIQFLYPEIDIYQFFAGYKPEETTKTWFWDNHANGGAFALFKPGQFKNLYPTLLTPEFEGSLLLAGECCSVHHGWIVGALDSAYNAVLNILKQNGAEDKIRQMEQTWGSLSSPDTALQKMQMIREHA, from the coding sequence ATGAGTTATTTATCCTTTCATCCAGAACATGAACCGTCACAAATAGACCGTAAAAAGACAGGGAAAGCACGCAAAGCGTTCTCAGAATGGTTGATAGAAAACTACGGTACTGACTACGAAAAAAGCTTGATGCAACAGCGTTCTTTAAAAATGGCGCCTGAAGTAACTAAAGCTATAACAACTGACGCGATTCAAAAACCTTTAGTAGGAATTATAGGTGGTGGTTTTGCAGGATTGTATGCTGGATTGATTTTACAGTCCTTAGGAATCGAATTTGAACTTTTTGAAGGATCTGATCGAGTAGGAGGACGCATTGACACCTGGTATTCCACAAAATATGATGCCAATGATAAAAATAAAGCCGGTCTTTATGGAGAAGTAGGCGGAATGCGCATCCCTCAATTTTCTGAAGATATGTTACCAGTGCAACAGTTGACACTTGCAGTAAATGCGGTGCTCCAACGCAATGGTATGAATGATAAAATGCTCAACTGGAGAAAATTTTATTACAGCTCACCAGAGCAACGCATGCGTTACAATAATATGGAAAAGCCTATCATGGCGCAAGATGCTACGCTGGACACGCTCAATTTTGATAGAGAACAAGGTGGCGACATTGCAGAAGTATGGATGACAGCAGTAAAGCCTAAGGATGGACCAGCTTACTTGCCTATCAACAAAATTTTAGATAAAGTCAATGAGCCATTTATTAAGAAAATCAATCAGTCATTTTCTGATGGTTTTAAGATGCTCATGGATTATGATAACTATTCCATGTGGGCTTACTTGACTAATGTTTTTGAGCTAAAAGATCTGGATGAATATTATGATCCGGCAATGGGTAGTAAAACAGATCATTTACCTTATAATGTGGCGAGTTACCTAGAAACATTGAACGTAGGAACAGGAATGTATTCGGTTTCTTTTGTAGAAATGATTCTGGCTACTTATGATTGGGATGGAAGTAAAAACTCTTACGATCCTACAGATCCTAATATTTATATGGTAACCCTAGATAAAGGAATGCAGCATTTTCCTGATGCTTGTAAAGAAGTATTGAATCTGGAAGATGGAGTTTTACCAGACGACGGAAATAGAGCTCAAATTTTAGTAGGTATGATTTCTGGAACAAATGGTAAAAAAGGCTATTCACCGGATAATCTAACACCAGCTGCAGAGCCACCAGAAACGGTTCCTCCAGCTCATGCCGGCGATCCTGTCAAAGGCAAGCCTTCTTATAAAAGAGAACGTGTGCATATGAATCATCGTGTTTCTGGAGTGACTTATGATCCAAAGTTATTTAATGGTCAAGGCGGCATGAATATGCGAATCAAGCATAAAGGTGAATCAATTGAAAAGCAATATCCTTATGTAATCAGCACTTTGCCTAATGGCGCTTATTTAAATGGAGAGAAAGACAGCAATTTCTTTGAAGGATTGTCTTTTAGTAAAGCAAGAGCAATAAGAGAATCTAATTATATGCCTTCCTTTAAAGCATTTATCACGTTTACACAGCAGTTTTGGGCGATTCTTGGGAAAAGACAAGATTCTGGTTTAGGAGTAGGGACTTCAGACCGGTCTAATAGACAGATCGTGTATCCTTCTTATGGATATAAATCTGAAAGTGGTGTATTGCAAGTCTATTGCTGGGCACAAGATGCAGAGCACATGGGAGCTCTGACCGATGAAGAACGTGTTAATGAGTGTTTAAAAGGAATCCAATTCTTATATCCAGAAATAGATATTTACCAATTCTTTGCTGGTTACAAGCCAGAGGAAACGACTAAAACTTGGTTTTGGGATAATCATGCTAATGGTGGAGCTTTTGCTTTATTCAAGCCAGGCCAATTCAAGAATTTGTATCCTACGCTTTTGACACCAGAGTTTGAAGGTTCTTTATTGCTTGCCGGAGAATGTTGTTCTGTGCATCATGGCTGGATTGTTGGAGCGCTTGATTCGGCTTACAATGCAGTATTGAACATCTTAAAACAAAATGGCGCCGAAGATAAAATTCGTCAAATGGAACAAACTTGGGGTTCTTTATCTAGTCCAGATACTGCGCTTCAAAAGATGCAAATGATAAGAGAACATGCATAA
- a CDS encoding helix-turn-helix domain-containing protein, whose product MKTYTLEQAKDKYIGKKGTNERNAYENELRLDLIGEAIKQARKERKLTQSQLGELIGVKKAQISKIENNLTDARFETILKVFKALNAKINFNVELLNQKMDLATE is encoded by the coding sequence ATGAAAACATACACACTGGAACAAGCAAAAGACAAATACATTGGAAAAAAAGGCACTAATGAAAGAAATGCCTACGAAAATGAATTGCGACTTGACTTAATTGGTGAAGCAATTAAACAAGCTCGAAAAGAACGTAAATTGACTCAATCGCAGCTTGGAGAATTGATTGGCGTTAAAAAAGCTCAAATCTCAAAAATTGAAAATAATTTGACCGATGCAAGATTTGAAACAATTTTGAAAGTGTTCAAGGCATTAAACGCAAAAATAAATTTTAATGTAGAATTACTGAACCAAAAAATGGACTTGGCAACCGAATAG
- a CDS encoding DUF4494 domain-containing protein: MSATWYECKVKYRKFDEASGTHKIKTEPFLVDAISYTEAESRITQEMAAYLPDDEEIKITNIKVANFAEIHPFENTDRWFKSRVSLIAFDEESGKERKTNMYLLVQANDVKEAFDNTVSTMKDTMGEYTIPAIAESPIVDVFPYFTGEEEDMERLKSFVAIKDSVPTRNDMDDQLEQEDVLAHAMEEE; the protein is encoded by the coding sequence ATGAGCGCAACCTGGTATGAGTGTAAAGTAAAATATAGAAAATTTGATGAGGCAAGCGGTACTCATAAAATCAAAACAGAACCTTTCTTAGTAGATGCGATTTCTTATACAGAGGCCGAAAGTAGAATCACGCAAGAAATGGCAGCCTACTTGCCAGACGATGAGGAAATTAAAATAACCAATATCAAAGTAGCCAACTTTGCTGAGATCCATCCTTTTGAGAATACAGATCGATGGTTCAAATCTCGTGTGTCTTTGATTGCCTTTGACGAAGAAAGCGGCAAAGAACGTAAGACCAATATGTACTTGCTCGTTCAGGCAAACGATGTTAAAGAAGCCTTTGATAACACGGTAAGCACCATGAAGGACACGATGGGAGAATACACCATTCCTGCCATTGCAGAGTCTCCTATTGTGGATGTATTCCCATATTTTACTGGCGAAGAAGAAGATATGGAACGTTTAAAATCTTTTGTAGCGATCAAGGATTCTGTTCCTACTCGCAACGATATGGATGATCAACTGGAGCAAGAAGACGTTCTA
- a CDS encoding sigma-70 family RNA polymerase sigma factor, which translates to MRQLKITKQVTNRESKSLDKYLQDISKIDLITAEEEVELAQRIKKGDQRALEKLTTANLRFVVSVAKQYQNQGLKLPDLINEGNAGLVKAAKRFDETRGFKFISYAVWWIRQSILQALAEQSRIVRLPLNKIGSINKINKAFSHLEQLHERPPSPEELAKELDMTVSDVKQSLKNAGRHVSMDAPLKEGETSNLYDVVRSGESPNPDRELLHESLTLEITRALETLSQKEADVISLYFGIGNQQPMSLEEIGETFDLTRERVRQIKEKGIKRLRQNSRSKILKSYLG; encoded by the coding sequence ATGAGACAACTCAAAATCACCAAACAGGTTACAAACCGTGAATCAAAATCGCTGGATAAGTACCTACAAGACATCTCTAAAATTGACTTGATCACTGCAGAGGAAGAAGTGGAACTGGCACAGCGCATTAAGAAAGGTGATCAGAGAGCTCTTGAGAAGTTGACCACCGCAAACTTACGTTTTGTAGTTTCTGTTGCAAAGCAGTATCAAAATCAAGGGCTTAAACTTCCCGATCTCATAAATGAAGGTAACGCCGGACTCGTAAAGGCTGCAAAAAGATTTGATGAGACACGTGGTTTTAAATTCATCTCCTACGCGGTATGGTGGATACGCCAGTCCATCTTACAAGCACTAGCAGAGCAGTCACGTATCGTGCGTCTTCCATTGAACAAGATCGGTTCCATTAACAAGATTAATAAGGCTTTTTCTCATCTTGAGCAATTGCATGAGCGTCCACCATCACCAGAAGAACTTGCAAAAGAACTGGACATGACGGTAAGCGATGTAAAGCAATCCCTTAAGAATGCTGGTCGTCACGTATCCATGGATGCGCCTCTTAAAGAAGGAGAGACTTCTAACCTTTACGACGTTGTACGTAGTGGTGAGTCTCCTAATCCTGACAGAGAGCTATTGCATGAATCTCTTACACTAGAGATTACTCGTGCGTTAGAAACGCTATCTCAAAAAGAAGCAGACGTGATTTCTCTTTACTTCGGTATAGGAAATCAACAACCTATGAGTCTAGAAGAAATCGGTGAGACTTTTGATTTAACTCGTGAGCGCGTGCGCCAGATTAAAGAAAAAGGTATCAAAAGATTACGTCAAAACTCAAGAAGTAAAATCCTTAAGTCATATTTAGGATAG
- a CDS encoding DoxX family protein, which produces MATTLKRKLLLYSFVAFYAFAGIMHFITPEVYLKVIPDWLGNKTLLNYAAGAVEIAVALLALFPATRKFAGYLAIAMLAAFIISHVYFIQLGSCAGDLCIPEWIGYFRLIVIHPLLMYWAWKISKL; this is translated from the coding sequence ATGGCAACTACGTTAAAAAGAAAGCTACTCCTCTACTCTTTTGTAGCGTTTTATGCGTTTGCAGGAATCATGCATTTTATTACGCCAGAAGTATATTTAAAAGTCATCCCAGACTGGCTAGGTAATAAAACACTTCTCAATTACGCAGCTGGAGCTGTAGAAATAGCGGTTGCACTACTAGCATTGTTTCCTGCTACAAGAAAGTTTGCTGGCTATCTAGCAATTGCTATGCTGGCCGCCTTTATTATTTCTCATGTATATTTTATTCAGTTAGGAAGTTGCGCTGGCGACCTTTGTATTCCAGAATGGATAGGATATTTCAGGTTAATTGTAATACATCCATTGTTGATGTACTGGGCATGGAAAATATCTAAATTATGA
- a CDS encoding ParB N-terminal domain-containing protein, with product MKIDLNEYEQDDQDRYNRIKELTKDDLSRISPKWAFGKNHLKCTDPKFFPDSDYVIIQLNLPKLISSTNFIELNPNKLITDDINDFRYVEIIERWKIGLFIDPPIISLANNEEKIRIIDGRHRTIAAYLTGAEMIPVAVHKSFNIERLEHLK from the coding sequence ATGAAAATTGATTTAAATGAATATGAACAAGATGATCAGGATAGATATAATAGGATCAAAGAGTTGACTAAGGATGATTTGTCTAGAATTAGCCCCAAGTGGGCTTTTGGAAAAAATCATCTTAAATGTACTGACCCTAAATTTTTTCCAGATAGCGATTATGTAATAATACAACTTAACTTACCCAAATTAATCTCATCAACGAATTTTATTGAACTAAACCCAAACAAACTAATAACGGATGATATAAATGATTTTAGATATGTAGAAATAATTGAAAGATGGAAAATTGGTTTATTCATTGATCCACCTATTATCTCATTAGCAAATAACGAAGAAAAGATCAGGATTATTGATGGTCGACATAGAACAATTGCCGCCTATCTTACTGGAGCAGAAATGATTCCAGTTGCAGTTCATAAATCTTTCAATATTGAGAGATTAGAACATTTAAAGTAA
- a CDS encoding DUF1772 domain-containing protein, with the protein MSNLPLIQLLIDFGLIVLIWMVQLIIYPSFLRYESHSLGKWHLTYTGRITVIVAPLMIAQIALASYLLINTASYHYLEIIALGLIILNWLLTFSIFIPFHEKIDKDPTDRKVQRRLVQSNWMRVVLFCLTFICHVFYYLLV; encoded by the coding sequence ATGAGCAATTTACCATTAATTCAGTTATTGATTGATTTTGGGCTTATTGTTCTTATTTGGATGGTACAGCTTATCATTTACCCTAGTTTCCTTCGTTATGAGAGTCATTCTTTAGGAAAATGGCATTTGACTTATACAGGGCGAATTACTGTTATTGTAGCTCCGTTGATGATTGCACAAATTGCATTAGCGTCCTATCTATTGATCAACACTGCTAGTTATCATTATTTAGAGATCATTGCTCTAGGTCTTATTATTTTGAATTGGTTGCTCACCTTTTCTATTTTTATTCCGTTTCATGAAAAAATTGATAAAGACCCAACCGATAGAAAAGTACAGCGTCGATTAGTGCAAAGCAATTGGATGAGAGTCGTACTGTTTTGTCTGACATTTATTTGTCATGTTTTCTATTATTTATTGGTCTGA
- a CDS encoding GNAT family N-acetyltransferase gives MIEVRKIDSKKDIKKFVQFQMDLYKDNEFFVPPIIKDELAVFDPEKNQVFKNAECWIFLAYQENKIVGRVAALINHIEINEQKKRKMRFGWLDMIDDIEVTKALLAEVEKLGKEQDLEFMEGPVGFSNMDKAGMLIKGYDELSTMITWYNHPYYKEHLEELGFEKAAEWVEFKFKPPNPIPDKINRFADIIAERYKLKTLQFSTTKEILPYVDEMFDLLNKTYSNLVTYVPIQQYQIDLYKEKYLPFINPDFIELVVDQQNKLIGFAITMPSFSKALQKANGKLFPFGFLHLLKAKKKNNEAAFYLIGIDPEYQGKGVTAMMFRNVTQNFMNYGVTKCETNPELEDNLAVQASWKNYDPILHKRRRTYKKSL, from the coding sequence ATGATTGAAGTACGTAAAATAGATTCCAAAAAGGATATCAAGAAGTTTGTCCAGTTTCAAATGGACTTATATAAGGACAATGAATTCTTTGTCCCACCTATTATCAAAGATGAACTGGCAGTATTTGATCCAGAAAAGAATCAGGTGTTTAAAAATGCCGAATGCTGGATATTTCTTGCTTATCAAGAAAATAAAATAGTAGGTCGAGTAGCCGCGTTGATAAATCATATAGAGATTAACGAGCAGAAAAAACGTAAAATGCGTTTTGGCTGGTTGGATATGATTGATGACATTGAAGTTACTAAAGCATTACTTGCAGAGGTAGAAAAACTTGGTAAAGAGCAAGATTTAGAATTCATGGAAGGACCAGTAGGTTTTTCAAATATGGACAAGGCAGGAATGCTAATTAAAGGTTACGATGAACTTAGTACTATGATTACTTGGTACAATCATCCTTATTATAAAGAACATCTGGAAGAGTTAGGCTTTGAAAAAGCAGCAGAATGGGTAGAGTTTAAATTTAAACCACCTAATCCTATTCCTGATAAGATCAATCGTTTTGCAGATATTATTGCCGAACGTTATAAACTGAAGACGCTACAATTTAGTACTACCAAAGAGATCTTACCTTATGTAGATGAAATGTTTGACCTGCTGAACAAAACCTACAGTAATCTTGTGACATACGTTCCTATACAGCAATACCAAATTGATTTATATAAGGAAAAGTATTTGCCTTTTATCAATCCAGATTTTATAGAATTGGTTGTAGATCAACAGAATAAGCTTATAGGTTTTGCGATTACAATGCCTTCATTTTCTAAAGCTTTACAAAAGGCAAATGGAAAATTATTCCCATTCGGATTTTTACATTTATTAAAAGCCAAAAAGAAAAATAACGAAGCAGCTTTTTATTTGATAGGTATTGATCCAGAGTATCAAGGAAAAGGTGTGACTGCAATGATGTTTAGAAATGTTACTCAAAACTTTATGAATTACGGAGTAACAAAATGTGAGACTAATCCAGAACTTGAAGACAATCTTGCCGTGCAGGCATCATGGAAAAATTACGATCCTATTCTTCATAAAAGAAGAAGAACTTATAAAAAATCTTTGTAG
- a CDS encoding DUF4834 family protein, translating to MKFLQTLLIILIIIVSIRLLWKYFGKMILKWLGMKAMQRVQKSFEKRAGFQSGQNPFNNSTTDSSRKVSTSAPLKSNEKKKVGEYIDFEEID from the coding sequence TTGAAGTTTTTACAAACATTATTAATCATCCTTATTATTATCGTTTCCATACGATTGCTATGGAAATATTTTGGTAAGATGATTCTCAAGTGGTTAGGAATGAAAGCAATGCAGCGTGTTCAAAAGAGTTTTGAGAAACGAGCAGGATTTCAATCAGGTCAAAATCCATTCAATAATTCAACCACTGATTCTTCTCGTAAAGTCTCAACATCAGCTCCGTTGAAATCAAATGAAAAGAAAAAGGTAGGTGAGTACATCGACTTTGAGGAAATTGATTAA
- a CDS encoding transporter, which produces MNHSFNTIRLVFVLFVTSQLVHAQYTETINTNNPGRSQGAFAVGKGVAQIEGSLFYRTEEHDLQRYERDYIGTSFQLRYGAVTERLEFSLFGTYNRVNQNVFDGALSSESRFGNFSRFTLGGKYLVFDPLLFFGEEKVNLLSWKANNSFKWRDLIPAVSVYAGANFDLSENNLLTPPDNSTISPRFELITQNNWGRWVFVTNIIADRIATDFPSYQWILTMTHSINGKWAVFGEYQGLKSDFYSDDLARGGLTYLITKDWQVDSSATVNFKDTPTVFQVNLGMSYRLDFHKDEAIKQTDDFKGDGKKKKDKKNKLNLEEENDGR; this is translated from the coding sequence ATGAATCATTCATTTAATACGATAAGACTCGTTTTTGTGCTTTTTGTTACATCACAATTAGTGCATGCGCAATATACCGAAACGATTAACACTAATAATCCGGGCAGATCACAAGGTGCTTTTGCAGTAGGAAAAGGAGTGGCACAAATTGAAGGCTCACTATTCTATAGAACGGAGGAGCATGACTTACAAAGATATGAACGTGATTATATAGGAACCAGCTTCCAGTTGCGTTATGGTGCTGTAACTGAGCGATTGGAATTTTCTCTATTTGGAACCTATAATCGCGTTAATCAAAATGTGTTTGATGGCGCTCTTTCATCAGAGAGTAGATTTGGTAACTTTTCTAGGTTTACTTTAGGTGGTAAATATTTAGTTTTTGATCCATTACTATTTTTTGGTGAGGAGAAAGTCAATCTCCTAAGTTGGAAAGCAAATAATTCTTTTAAATGGAGAGATTTAATTCCTGCAGTTTCTGTTTATGCAGGTGCTAACTTTGATCTTAGTGAAAACAATTTACTTACTCCACCAGACAACAGTACGATATCGCCTAGGTTTGAATTAATAACTCAAAACAATTGGGGCCGATGGGTATTTGTGACTAATATAATAGCCGATAGAATAGCCACTGATTTCCCTTCCTATCAATGGATTCTAACGATGACTCATAGTATCAATGGAAAATGGGCGGTCTTTGGAGAATATCAAGGATTAAAATCTGATTTTTATAGTGATGATCTAGCCCGTGGCGGACTCACTTATTTAATTACTAAAGACTGGCAAGTGGACAGCAGTGCGACGGTAAATTTTAAAGATACGCCTACTGTATTTCAAGTAAATTTAGGAATGTCCTACCGACTAGACTTTCACAAAGACGAAGCCATCAAACAAACTGATGACTTTAAAGGAGATGGCAAAAAGAAAAAAGACAAGAAAAACAAACTCAATCTTGAGGAAGAAAATGACGGGAGATAA
- a CDS encoding type II toxin-antitoxin system RelE/ParE family toxin, with amino-acid sequence MTDNTLFEKLNSDIWEFRTLYNKKQYRLFAFWDKTDNKVTIVIATHGIVKKTQKTPKKEIDKATELMNKYFDSKNKKR; translated from the coding sequence ATAACCGACAACACGCTTTTTGAAAAACTGAATTCAGATATATGGGAATTTAGGACGTTATACAATAAAAAGCAGTACCGTCTTTTTGCTTTCTGGGACAAAACGGACAATAAAGTAACCATTGTCATTGCAACTCACGGAATTGTTAAAAAAACGCAGAAAACACCAAAAAAAGAAATTGATAAAGCGACTGAACTAATGAATAAATATTTTGACAGTAAAAACAAGAAGCGATGA
- a CDS encoding DNA cytosine methyltransferase: MKFIDLFAGLGGFHVALEKLGHECVFASEKKENLANLYAENFSIEVNRDITKIKISEIPKFNILCAGFPCQPFSKAGDQFGLNDKKNGNLFDKIVEILDYHKPEYFILENVRNLKSHDNFATWKYIKNKLEKSLGYTIDDKIMSPHNYGIPQHRERIFIIGSRTGLNHFEWPKSSNSTDSIFNFLEKNPTNATKLESEKMEVLKLWQEFIEKIPPEDNLPSFPIWSMEFGATYPFEKEIPFRASSNALGRSKGKFGIPLKGMTREEKFQNLPNYVKKNQVDEKGHNIQFPNWKKHYIRSNRSFYKKYEKELAPVVEKIQKLGVSSWQKFEWNVKGGERDLSKYIIQFRGSGVRVKKTDFFPSLVTVSTQIPILSWENRYITPREGAKIQSLNGIKLPENLGSCFSALGNAVNSKLVELIAFNLIIDDENPNLKTKLNSIKEVFESNIPVLK, from the coding sequence ATGAAGTTTATAGATTTATTTGCTGGTTTGGGAGGATTTCATGTAGCATTGGAAAAATTAGGTCACGAATGCGTTTTCGCAAGTGAGAAAAAAGAAAATTTAGCTAATCTTTATGCTGAAAATTTTAGTATCGAGGTGAATAGAGATATAACTAAAATTAAAATTTCTGAAATTCCTAAATTTAATATTCTGTGTGCCGGATTTCCATGTCAACCTTTTTCAAAGGCCGGAGATCAATTTGGTTTAAATGATAAAAAGAATGGAAACCTCTTTGATAAAATAGTTGAAATCTTAGATTATCATAAGCCTGAGTATTTTATACTTGAAAACGTAAGAAACCTTAAAAGTCATGATAATTTTGCGACGTGGAAATATATTAAAAACAAACTCGAAAAATCACTTGGATACACTATCGATGATAAGATAATGTCACCACACAACTACGGCATTCCTCAACATAGAGAAAGAATTTTTATTATTGGTTCTAGAACTGGCTTGAACCATTTTGAATGGCCAAAATCCTCAAACTCTACCGATTCTATTTTTAACTTTTTAGAAAAGAATCCAACCAACGCAACTAAATTAGAATCTGAAAAAATGGAAGTTCTTAAGTTGTGGCAGGAATTTATTGAAAAAATTCCTCCAGAAGATAATCTTCCCAGTTTTCCTATTTGGAGTATGGAGTTTGGAGCAACTTATCCATTTGAAAAAGAAATACCATTTAGAGCTTCGTCAAATGCATTGGGAAGAAGTAAAGGTAAGTTTGGTATACCTTTAAAAGGAATGACAAGAGAGGAGAAGTTTCAAAATCTACCTAACTATGTTAAAAAGAATCAGGTGGATGAAAAGGGACATAATATTCAATTTCCTAATTGGAAAAAGCATTATATAAGAAGTAATAGAAGTTTTTATAAAAAATATGAAAAGGAATTAGCACCAGTTGTTGAAAAAATACAAAAATTGGGGGTTTCAAGTTGGCAAAAATTTGAATGGAATGTTAAAGGAGGTGAAAGGGATTTGTCAAAATATATTATTCAGTTTAGAGGTTCTGGTGTGAGAGTCAAGAAAACGGATTTTTTCCCTTCCTTGGTAACAGTTAGTACTCAGATACCAATTTTATCATGGGAAAATAGATATATAACTCCAAGAGAAGGAGCCAAAATTCAGTCGTTGAATGGTATAAAACTACCTGAAAATCTTGGTAGTTGCTTCAGTGCTCTTGGAAATGCAGTAAATTCGAAATTAGTTGAATTAATAGCTTTTAATTTAATAATAGATGATGAAAACCCAAATCTAAAAACTAAATTAAATTCAATAAAGGAAGTATTCGAATCAAATATTCCTGTGCTAAAATAA
- a CDS encoding thiamine phosphate synthase, protein MIPKLHFISNAKTAAAHKEHIQKACSSGIEAVQLDLKHIAKSERLPLAEEIHNITSHFQTRLFIKTDYKLAIQLKADGVFLDQKDASPTLVRKELLAWQSLGAAASTLEECQELIKKEVDYIALGPFKSSQASQKALGIDGFAAIANALETETPLLGFGGITTEDVNDILKTGVAGILASNAILADFSIIKEFHKLLDAGSSLEMKHRF, encoded by the coding sequence ATGATCCCAAAGCTTCATTTTATCTCCAATGCCAAAACTGCAGCAGCACACAAAGAACACATCCAGAAAGCCTGCAGCTCTGGAATCGAAGCCGTGCAACTGGATTTAAAACACATTGCTAAAAGCGAGCGATTACCACTAGCAGAAGAAATTCACAACATCACCTCACATTTTCAAACGCGTTTATTTATAAAAACCGATTATAAACTTGCCATACAACTAAAAGCAGATGGCGTTTTCCTAGATCAAAAAGATGCGTCTCCTACTCTAGTGCGCAAAGAACTATTAGCATGGCAAAGTCTAGGTGCTGCTGCCAGCACTTTAGAAGAATGTCAGGAATTGATAAAGAAAGAAGTCGATTACATCGCTTTAGGACCATTTAAAAGCTCACAAGCCTCTCAAAAAGCTTTAGGCATCGATGGTTTTGCTGCTATCGCAAACGCATTAGAAACTGAAACACCTTTATTAGGTTTTGGTGGGATTACTACAGAAGATGTAAATGATATTCTAAAAACTGGAGTTGCAGGAATCTTAGCCTCAAACGCCATTCTAGCCGACTTCTCTATTATCAAAGAGTTTCATAAGTTGTTAGATGCAGGAAGTAGTCTAGAGATGAAGCATAGGTTTTAG